The Synechococcales cyanobacterium T60_A2020_003 genome segment ATAGCTTCCAGGCACGTGTGCGGGGGCTATTGGGCGATCGCGCCTCCGCGAACGTTGAGCTGAGCTAGGTTCTGGACGGGGGGCCGTGAAGAACTTCGCCATCACAGCTAAAGCGGCCTCCGTGACAGGGACAATCCCAACTTTTCTCAGCATCGTTCCAGTTCACAATGCAACCGAGGTGGGTGCAGACGGGGGAAACTGTGTAAATTTCCCCGGTTTCATCCCGGTACGCCGCCACTTTTTAACCGTCGAGGGTAACGATTTTTCCCTCTCCCATGGCGATCTCATCCAACGAATAACGCTGTAGTCCTTTGAAGCGATCGCCAATCCAGTGCAACCCCACATCCATGTTTTGCTTCAAGGATTCTTGGCTGACAAAGGGCGTGGCTCGTAGAGAGTCGTAGAGGGATGCCCAAGGATTTTCAATCCCTAGAATTTGATCCGAGAGAATCAGTCCTGCCAATGTTCCTTTGGTCATTCCCCAAAGGCTAAAGCCAGTCGCTACGTAAATGTGCTCATTAAACGGCGAAAGTTTACCGATATAGGGAAGCTAATCGAA includes the following:
- a CDS encoding Rieske 2Fe-2S domain-containing protein, with product MAAYRDETGEIYTVSPVCTHLGCIVNWNDAEKSWDCPCHGGRFSCDGEVLHGPPSRT